TACGGCGATAGCGGGGATGACGAATTCGATAATCGTGGGGGCACTATTCCGCAAAGGCTGACGCTGATGAACGGCAAACTAGTCGAAGAGAAAATTAAGGAAAGCCCGCTGAATGCCAACACTCGCATTAAATGGCTGGCCGCTGATGATGCCCAGGCGGTGGAATCGGCCTACCTGGCCTGTCTGACTCGCCGGCCAACGACAGAAGAATTGCAATATTTTGAAAATCTCCTGAAAGACCCGACGATAACTCGCGGCCAGGCGCTGCAAAATCTCTTCTGGGCTCTGATCAATTCCACGGAGTTCTCATGGAACCACTAAACCGCCGTCAGTTCTTTCGCAACACAGCCGCCCTGGCCGGAGCCACCTGGCTGACACCCGTGAGTCAATGGCTGGCCCGCGCGGATGAAAAAGCCCCTCATCGAGCCACGGCCAATTCCGTGATCGTCCTCTGGATGGCGGGCGGCCCCAGCCAACTGGAAACTTTCGATCCGCACCCGAACACCAATATTGCTGGCGGCACGACCGCTATCAAAACGGCGACCAAAGATATTCAGCTGGCTAAAGGCTTTGAAAGACTCGCCGAGGAAATGGCCTCGGTTTCAATCATTCGATCGATGATGAGCAAGGAAGGCGACCACGAACGGGGAACGTACGCCCTGAAAACGGGATTCCGACCTGACCCCACCGTGATCTACCCCGCCCTGGGAGCGATTGCCTGCCACGAATTGGCGATCGGTAAAACCGAAATCCCCAGACACGTCAGCATCCTCTCTTCGCAATGGCCAGCGCGCGGCGGCTACCTCGGCGATAAATACGATGCTTTTCTGATGGATGACCCTGCTAACCCGGTGCCCGATACCAAATCCTTTCTGCCCGCAGCTCAGGAACAGAAACGACTGGAGAGCTTGAATATTTTGGATCGCGCCTTTTCGCGCGGCCGAGAGAAACGGGTGGATGAGACACTGCACCGCGAGACGATTCAAGGCGCTCTGAGGATGATGAGCTCGGAACAACTGAAAGCCTTTGATGTGTCCTCCGAACCTCGCGAACTACGCACTTCCTATGGCGATACCCCGTTCGGGAGAGGTTGCCTGGCCGCCCGGCGCCTGATTCAAGCCGGTGTACGCTGTGTGGAAGTCACGCTGAGTGGTTGGGATTCGCATGTGAATAATCACACGATTTGCAGTAACAACCTCAAAATACTCGATCCGGCATTCAGTACTCTGATTCGCGACCTGCGGGAAAAAGGGCTTTTAGAAAAAACGATGGTTTTATGCATGGGAGAATTCGGGCGAACACCTGTGATCAATCCCGCCGGTGGCCGCGACCACTGGCCGACGGGCTTTAGTCTCGCCCTGGCAGGCGGCGGCATTCGCGGCGGACAAGTGATTGGCCAGACCGATCCGGAAGGTAAGCATCCGCCGGCAGATCCGGTCAAGGTAGGTGATCTGCACGCCACCGTGCTATCCGCACTTGGCATCGATTACAAGAAGGTCAACGAAACGCCAATCGGTAGAACCATCCGCTTCAGCGAGGGGGAGCCAATTCCTCAGCTGGTGAAAAGCTGATTCATCCGGTTGAAGGCAAAACCCATTAAGTTATTCTGGAATAAAGAATACATCGCCTGGATTGGTAGATCGGGTGTTGGGGACAGTTTTGAAAAGCAGATCGTAGATGGACATTTCGAACAAATCTCTTCGAATTAGAATCAAATCGTAAGCGCCAAAATATAAAGAACTGAGGCAGATGAGGGGAAACAGAAATTTCGAATAGCATCCTATTTTTCCTTTACTTTTTGAGTCGCAATTGATTTATTATGATAGCTAGTACACGAGGGATGAATCTTGCCCGAAGATAAACCATCAGAGCCGCCTCTTAACAAAGATAACCAATTGCGGCCTGCGGACGCAGCATCCAATCCTTTATCGGATCTTGCGGCCGCCATTAGCACTCCGGCGGAGCATGCGGAAACCCACCCTACTATCCAACTGCCCCAAGCCAATTCAGATGGAATACAGGATTCCGAAAAGACAGGTTCGTTTAGAACAGCCGGAAATTCTAAGACAATTTCAACTTCAAAAGCAAATGAACCTGTTTCCTCGCAGATAGAAAAAGCCTGCGAGATATCCATACCCGGCATAAGTGGACTGAAACTCGTGGACCAGGGAGGAATGGGGCTGGTCTATGAGGGCTATGACGTATTGGGACGCCACTTGGCCATCAAGATGATTCGTGCTTCCAGGATGAGTGCAACGAGCTTGGCACGCTTTCAAGAAGAAGCCGAGGCCATGGCACATCTCGAGCACGACAATATCGCTCAGGTACTAAGTTTCGGCACGGTAAATGGCGATCCGTACTATGTAATGAAGTACTTCAAGGGCGGCAGTCTGGCCAAGCGAATGGCGGAATTTCAGAAAGATCCAAAGAAATCGCTGCTGCTAATTGCCAAAATTTCCAATGCGGTGGAGTTTCTGCATTCGAAGGGTCATTTACATCGAGATATTAAACCGCAAAATATTCTCCTGGATGAGAACGACGAACCGCACCTCAGCGACTTCGGACTGGTCAAAAGAGTTACAGAAGATCCTGCACTTCAAGATGAATCTTCGAAAGATGACTTCTTGAACCTCACGGAGCAAAGTAGCGTAGAAACGACCTCCAAGATCCACAAAACGGCTGCGGGATTTTTTCTCGGCACTCCAGGCTACTCCAGTCCGGAACAGGCCAAGGGGCTTTTGAACGCGGCTGGTCCACATTGGGATACCTGGTCCTTGGGAGTGATTCTTTACGAATTGATGACAGGCCGGAAACCATTTCCCTTCAAATCGCTCGAACAATACAGTGCGGCCATCAATGAAAAGGATGCCCAGACTCCTATTGAAATCAATCCCAAGATGGACAAACGAATCAATCAATTGATTATGAGTTGTCTGGCCCGAGACCCCAATAAAAGGTTGCGAAGCGCCCAGCAAATTGAGGAGCAGATTCGGAAGGTGGTTGCTCCCCCGAAGCGCAATATCTTGATTTACGTTCTTCCGCTTCTCGCTATTACAATCGCACTTTATTTTGCGATTAGAAATCCAAATCCTCAAGAAGTAGAAGCCCGGAAGCAGGCTGCGGCCTCAAAAAAATTAGCCAGTGGAGAAGCCGTTGAGATCGTTCGGCCCGACGGCGAGGAAGTAGTACCGATTCTCTTTGGTTCGCCGAGCGAATACAGCCGCAAGTATATGCACTATGGATTAATTCACCTGGAATCGGATGTTTCTTGCCTTGCGGATTGTCTGAAATCAGTACCGGTATCGAATTTCACTTTTCAATTTGACTTTCGCTACAATTCGAAGCCCGAAGATGGAGCTGCCATTGGCATTTATTGCGATCGGCAGGAAGCGAGAAAAGCCGATGTCGTCTATCAGCAAGTTCTGATGTGCAAAGTGATGGCCGCGGATTTTTTAAGGGCGAAGAAGGACGATCCTATGCCTTTCGCCGTGCATATTGGCCATACCATTTTTCCGTATGACAAAAATTCGATAATGACGTACATGGAAAATTTTGCTCCCGAACGGCTCAAAGGTGTTCAGAAAATTGCGGAGATTAAAGAAAAAGAATGGCATACGTTCAGATTGGAAGCGCAAGAAAAATCGTTTATTTTTTCGCTCGACTCTCAGGTTCTTTACACTTTGCGCCGGCCGTACTCGGGCGCGCGGAATTCTAGCCTCGATAACTTTGCCCGAACAATTCACGGAAATTCTTATAAACCCGATCAAGTCGGGAATGCATGTGGCATTCACATAATGCAGGGGGGAATTCAGATTCGTAACGTGCGGGTGGAACCTCTTAGATAGCAAACCAGCTGTTTTTTACTACTCTTCGAGGCAGATGTAGATGAGTAAACAAAAATTGAGCGGACAATCTGAAACTCTTACGCCCGCCGTGAAAGCCGTGCTGGGATGTACCCTGAGACCTGGCACAACCTTCACGAGTGGCGCAACGATCAATTATCCCATCACGATCTCTGGCTGCGCCACAGCGAATTGGACTGTCTCACTCACGGATGCAAATGGTAATCCTGTCGCTATCACACCGAATAGTGGATCCGTCTCGCTGCCAGGAACGATTAGTATCCTGCTCCCAACGGGGACAGCCCAAGTTGTGCTCAACTTGATTTGCACTCAAGGCTGTCTCGCGGCCTTAACGCTTACAGATGAAGTTGTGGTGACCTAAAATTTGTATTTTTGATCGATGCTTCATCAGTGTTGGTTTTAACCCATCTAGAGATCGTGGGATTCCATCCCCGTTCGTTTTGGCGAGCTATGAGAATTCGAATTGCTGCTACCGGGTTTCCCTACTTAAAAAGACCATCGATTGAAGCTGATCAGCTAACTTCGAAGATTCAGATTGGGAAACCCGCCCAGATCGAGCTTTATTCCTGAACGAGTGCACAATCAGCTTTATGAAGGGCTCTTTTCGAGAGTGCTTGCTATCCACACTTGATGCTTACCATGATCTTTTAGTGATCGGACGCGATCGCTTCTACCTGGTGCCTCAGAATCTGCAAAAATAGCTGCCTATTTTTGAATCACGTAAAA
The genomic region above belongs to Telmatocola sphagniphila and contains:
- a CDS encoding DUF1501 domain-containing protein is translated as MEPLNRRQFFRNTAALAGATWLTPVSQWLARADEKAPHRATANSVIVLWMAGGPSQLETFDPHPNTNIAGGTTAIKTATKDIQLAKGFERLAEEMASVSIIRSMMSKEGDHERGTYALKTGFRPDPTVIYPALGAIACHELAIGKTEIPRHVSILSSQWPARGGYLGDKYDAFLMDDPANPVPDTKSFLPAAQEQKRLESLNILDRAFSRGREKRVDETLHRETIQGALRMMSSEQLKAFDVSSEPRELRTSYGDTPFGRGCLAARRLIQAGVRCVEVTLSGWDSHVNNHTICSNNLKILDPAFSTLIRDLREKGLLEKTMVLCMGEFGRTPVINPAGGRDHWPTGFSLALAGGGIRGGQVIGQTDPEGKHPPADPVKVGDLHATVLSALGIDYKKVNETPIGRTIRFSEGEPIPQLVKS
- a CDS encoding serine/threonine protein kinase, translated to MDQGGMGLVYEGYDVLGRHLAIKMIRASRMSATSLARFQEEAEAMAHLEHDNIAQVLSFGTVNGDPYYVMKYFKGGSLAKRMAEFQKDPKKSLLLIAKISNAVEFLHSKGHLHRDIKPQNILLDENDEPHLSDFGLVKRVTEDPALQDESSKDDFLNLTEQSSVETTSKIHKTAAGFFLGTPGYSSPEQAKGLLNAAGPHWDTWSLGVILYELMTGRKPFPFKSLEQYSAAINEKDAQTPIEINPKMDKRINQLIMSCLARDPNKRLRSAQQIEEQIRKVVAPPKRNILIYVLPLLAITIALYFAIRNPNPQEVEARKQAAASKKLASGEAVEIVRPDGEEVVPILFGSPSEYSRKYMHYGLIHLESDVSCLADCLKSVPVSNFTFQFDFRYNSKPEDGAAIGIYCDRQEARKADVVYQQVLMCKVMAADFLRAKKDDPMPFAVHIGHTIFPYDKNSIMTYMENFAPERLKGVQKIAEIKEKEWHTFRLEAQEKSFIFSLDSQVLYTLRRPYSGARNSSLDNFARTIHGNSYKPDQVGNACGIHIMQGGIQIRNVRVEPLR